The Apus apus isolate bApuApu2 chromosome 21, bApuApu2.pri.cur, whole genome shotgun sequence genome has a segment encoding these proteins:
- the RIMS3 gene encoding regulating synaptic membrane exocytosis protein 3, whose amino-acid sequence MFNGDASSSAARNVIRSSSISGEMFSAEQSARGGPDAGTLSKKRRSSLGAKMVAIVGLSQWSKSTLQLNQTEGGPKKLRSNIRRSTETGIAVEMRTRVTRQSSRESTDGSTNSNSSEGTFIFPTTRLGAESQFSDFLDGLGPGQLVGRQTLATPPMGDVHVGMADRNGQLEVEVIQARGLIPKMGSKCIPATYVKVYLLENGVCLAKKKTKVVKKTCDPSYQQPLLFEEAPQGKVLQVIVWGDYGRMDHKCFMGMAQIILEELDLSSTVTGWYKLFPTSSLADSSIGPLTRRLSQSSLESSTSPSCP is encoded by the exons ATGTTCAATGGGGATGCCAGCTCCTCGGCGGCCAGGAATGTCATCCGCAGCTCCAGCATCAGCGGCGAGATGTTCAGCGCGGAGCAGAGCGCGCGGGGCGGCCCCGACGCCGGCACCCTCAGCAAGAAGCGCCGCTCCAGCCTGGGCGCCAAGATGGTGGCCATCGTGGGGCTGTCCCAGTGGAGCAAGAGCACCCTGCAGCTCAACCAGACTG AGGGTGGCCCCAAAAAGCTGCGCAGCAACATCCGGAGGAGCACGGAGACCGGCATCGCGGTGGAGATGAGGACCCGGGTCACCCGGCAGAGCAGCCGCGAATCCACCGACGGCAGCACCAACAGCAACAGCTCCGAGGGCAC GTTCATCTTCCCCACCACCCGGCTGGGCGCCGAGAGCCAGTTCAGCGACTTCCTCGACGGGCTGGGGCCGGGCCAGCTGGTGGGACGGCAGACACTGGCCACCCCCCCGATGG GTGATGTACATGTTGGCATGGCCGACCGGAACGGGCAGCTGGAGGTGGAGGTGATCCAGGCGAGGGGACTTATCCCCAAGATGGGCTCCAAGTGCATCCCTG CCACCTACGTGAAAGTTTACCTGCTGGAGAACGGTGTCTGCCTGGCCAAGAAGAAGACCAAGGTGGTGAAGAAAACCTGTGACCCGTCAtaccagcagcctctgctcttcGAGGAGGCCCCTCAGGGCAAAGTCCTGCAG GTGATTGTCTGGGGAGATTATGGGCGGATGGACCACAAGTGCTTCATGGGGATGGCCCAGATCATCTTGGAGGAGCTGGATCTCTCCAGCACGGTCACGGGCTGGTACAAACTCTTCCCCACCTCCTCGTTGGCCGACTCCAGCATCGGACCTTTGACACGGCGCCTCTCCCAGTCCTCCCTGGAGAGCtccaccagcccctcctgcccgtAG